From Drosophila subpulchrella strain 33 F10 #4 breed RU33 unplaced genomic scaffold, RU_Dsub_v1.1 Primary Assembly Seq354, whole genome shotgun sequence, the proteins below share one genomic window:
- the LOC119559794 gene encoding reticulon-1-A encodes MNSKALKKDDDSIQLLQRLKDLILWRNFRTTLIVFTSILLLLLDVMVHSVISVVSMAGITVLLAAFGHRLLMQFLKAWKKDGSNDQILRLYTQEKIEIPREDTIRLAGMAVHYLNLTLNRMMGLFLVDKLEDSLKLFALLCGINLLGDCFNGLTLMLIGHVSIFTLPKLYEWYKPIIDVQVRKFRKCKQKEKDVPEAKDEKPEYVEEEYPPESPYESQVSNEGNMLYKVCDNEQLLDLLEAEHRKGCRCRDCEHQELPIEVL; translated from the exons atgAATTCGAAAGCTTTAAAGAAGGATGATGATTCCATCCAGCTGCTGCAAAGGCTGAAGGACCTAATACTGTGGCGTAACTTCCGTACAACACTGATCGTCTTCACGAGCATTCTGCTCCTGCTACTGGACGTTATGGTCCACTCTGTGATCAGTGTAGTTAGCATGGCGGGAATCACTGTACTCCTAGCGGCCTTCGGTCACCGCCTTTTGATGCAGTTCTTGAAGGCCTGGAAGAAGGACGGAAGCAATGATCAGATCTTACGCCTGTATACTCAGGAGAAAATCGAAATTCCCCGAGAGGACACTATTAGACTTGCCGGGATGGCCGTTCATTATCTGAACTTAACGTTAAACCGTATGATGGGATTGTTTCTCGTGGATAAGTTGGAGGATTCCCTAAAGTTATTCGCTTTGCTCTGTGGTATTAATTTGCTGGGCGATTGTTTCAACGGGCTGACTTTGATGCTTATTG gACACGTATCTATTTTCACCCTACCAAAACTTTACGAGTGGTATAAGCCAATAATTGATGTCCAGGTCCGGAAATTCCGTAAATGCAAGCAGAAGGAGAAGGATGTACCGGAAGCTAAGGATGAGAAGCCGGAATACGTTGAAGAAGAATATCCGCCGGAGTCACCATATGAAAGCCAGGTTTCCAATGAAGGCAACATGCTATATAAAGTCTGCGACAATGAGCAGCTTCTTGATCTTCTAGAGGCGGAGCACCGCAAGGGATGTCGTTGTCGCGATTGCGAGCACCAGGAGTTGCCCATCGAGGTGCTTTAA